From Dermatophagoides farinae isolate YC_2012a chromosome 10, ASM2471394v1, whole genome shotgun sequence, a single genomic window includes:
- the Mcm3 gene encoding minichromosome maintenance 3, with protein MKMAFLQDLNDNDNAEQREKQSQYLDFLDDENDQGYYAEAVKHMIKTQQQRLIVNVNDLRRKLPLRTKCLLRSGIEEIVLFQNALREYISHQAPDFVENFDEFLIGLEGSFGSHHVTPRNLSSIFLGSIIAVEGIVTKCSLVRPKIVRSVHYCPATKKKHERRYTDLTSLSAYPSSSVYPTKDEDGNLLETEFGLSTYKDHQILSIQEMPEKAPAGQLPRSVDIISDNDLVDVCKPGDRVLIVGPYRCLPNKQGYYTSGTFRTVVLANNITQLNKEVLTVDLMPEDLQRCQRFSRQKNVFEVLARSLAPSIYGHDYIKKALLCMLLGGLEKILPNGTRLRGDINVLLIGDPSVSKSQLLRYVLNCAPRAVATTGRGSSGVGLTAAVTHDPETGDRRLEAGAMVLADRGVVCIDEFDKMSDIDRTAIHEVMEQGKVTITKAGIQAQLNARCSVLAAANPVYGRYDQYKTPNDNIGMQDSLLSRFDLLFIMLDKNEIENDTEISDHVVRVHRFRPHGEQDGEPLPIITNADFLSTKMNPNKMNDEQESGQDIYEKYDPLLHGKRKRNEKFVTMNFMRKYIHLAKAIKPQLSQEAIDIIAEEYSKLRTYDLEQNDLCRTQPITARTLETLIRLSTAHARARLSKSIDTVDAKAAVEMVQFSHFQKVLEKPGKRKRRHEDDYDDDEEDEEEVENEIYDDDKNDDVYEMRFDDESHRPRKSRKADADESMDTTDRLTTTIDEVSTTTKSQEKLSPLSEMPDARFKEFRQYLYKIFHDNKQSSLTTVLIYKAYDEEAQKEGKLKFTHEEIDFALAKMNDLNQIFLSNNMAILI; from the exons atgaaAATGGCTTTTCTTCAAgatttaaatgataatgataatgctGAACAACGTGAAAAACAATCTCAGTATTTGgattttcttgatgatgag aaTGATCAAGGTTATTATGCTGAAGCTGTTAAACATATGAtcaaaacacaacaacaacgtttaATTGTTAATGTTAATGATTTACGTAGAAAATTACCATTACGTACAAAATGTTTACTTCGTTCTGGTATTGAAGAGATTGTCCTATTTCAGAATGCTCTTCGTGAATATATCAGTCATCAGGCACCggattttgttgaaaattttgatgaatttttgattggCTTAGAAGGCAGTTTTGGTTCACATCATGTCACACCACGTAATttgtcatcaatatttttgggTTCCATTATTGCTGTCGAAGGTATTGTTACAAAATGTTCATTAGTTCGACCAAAAATTGTTCGTTCTGTTCATTATTGTCCGGCTACTAAAAAGAAACATGAACGTCGATATACGGATTTGACATCATTGTCCGCTTATCCATCGTCATCGGTTTATCCTACAAAAGATGAAGATGGAAACCTATTGGAAACTGAATTTGGCCTTTCTACATATAAAGATCATCAGATACTTTCGATACAAGAAATGCCTGAAAAAGCTCCGGCTGGCCAACTGCCTCGATCTGTTGATATCATTTCCGATAATGATTTAGTCGATGTTTGTAAACCTGGCGATCGGGTACTTATTGTTGGACCTTATCGATGTTTGCCCAACAAACAAGGTTATTATACATCTGGAACATTTCGTACAGTTGTGTTGGCCAACAATATCACTCAATTGAACAAAGAAGTTTTGACAGTTGATTTGATGCCCGAAGATTTGCAACGTTGTCAACGATTTTCACGtcagaaaaatgttttcgaaGTTTTGGCTCGTTCGTTGGCTCCTTCAATTTATGGACATGATTATATTAAAAAAGCATTGCTTTGCATGTTGCTTGGCGGGTTAGAAAAAATCCTGCCTAATGGAACACGTCTTCGTGGTGATATTAATGTCCTATTGATTGGTGATCCATCTGTATCAAAATCTCAATTGTTACGTTATGTATTGAATTGTGCACCGAGAGCCGTGGCAACCACTGGTCGTGGATCATCAGGTGTCGGTTTAACAGCTGCTGTTACACATGATCCAGAAACTGGTGATCGTCGATTAGAAGCCGGTGCTATGGTTCTAGCTGATCGTGGTGTTGTttgtattgatgaatttgataaaatgTCCGACATTGATCGTACAGCCATTCATGAAGTTATGGAACAAGGCAAAGTAACCATCACTAAAGCTGGTATACAGGCACAACTTAATGCACGTTGTTCAGTATTGGCAGCAGCAAATCCAGTATATGGTCGTTATGATCAATATAAAACaccaaatgataatataggAATGCAGGATTCATTGCTTTCACGTTTTGATCTATTATTTATAATGTTGGAtaagaatgaaattgaaaatgataccGAAATTTCTGATCATGTTGTTCGAGTACATCGATTCCGTCCACACGGTGAACAGGATGGTGAAC CACTTCCAATCATAACGAATGCAGATTTTCTTTCAACCAAAATGaatccaaacaaaatgaacgaTGAACAAGAATCGGGTCAAgatatttatgaaaaatatgatccACTACTTCATGGTAAACGTAAACGAAA TGAAAAATTCGTTACCATGAACTTTATGcgaaaatatattcatttagcAAAAGCGATCAAACCACAATTAAGTCAAGAAGCTATTGATATTATTGCCGAAGAGTATTCGAAACTTCGAACATATGATTTAGAACAAAACGATCTTTGTCGT ACACAACCGATAACGGCTCGAACATTGGAAACATTGATTCGTTTATCAACGGCTCATGCAAGAGCTCGTCTTTCGAAATCGATTGATACCGTTGATGCTAAAGCTGCAGTAGAAATGGttcaattttctcattttcaaaaagtaTTGGAAAAACCTGGAAAACGTAAACGTCGTCACgaagatgattatgatgatgatgaagaggaTGAGGAAGaagttgaaaatgaaatctatgatgatgataaaaatgatgatgtctaTGAAATgcgttttgatgatgaatcacaTCGACCACGTAAATCACGTAAGGCTGATGCAGATGAATCAATGGATACTACTGACCGATTGACTACAACAATTGATGAagtgtcaacaacaacaaaatctcaGGAAAAACTATCACCATTGTCGGAAATGCCTGATGCACGATTCAAAGAATTTCGACAATATTTGTATAAGATTTTCCATgataacaaacaatcaaGTTTGACCACtgttttgatttataaaGCATACGATGAAGAAGCACAAAAAGaaggaaaattgaaattcacacatgaagaaattgattttgcATTAgctaaaatgaatgatttgaatcaGATATTTTTGTCTAATAATATGGCCATTTTGAtctag
- the LOC124490582 gene encoding mitochondrial translation release factor in rescue, with the protein MFFRNHHHTNLIVNHFFRTSQLLQNSIAVSNYFKQQQFQIHSSQICFKFIPDKSRLPVLNENDIEEQFVQGSGPGGQNVNRLQNCVILKHLPTGIIVKCHQERLLQRNRKLARQLLLQRLDVHYNGTDSIVEQKKRYILSRLEQREQRFSDLRMKKLQYQKIFQQQRQKQQQQQQQESDYNEN; encoded by the coding sequence atgttttttcgtaatcaccatcatacTAATCTCATtgttaatcatttttttcgaacatCTCAGTTGTTACAAAATTCTATTGCTGTTTCCAAttatttcaaacaacaacaatttcaaattcattcaagtcaaatttgttttaaatttattcCGGATAAAAGTCGTTTACCcgtattgaatgaaaacgaTATTGAAGAACAATTCGTCCAGGGAAGTGGTCCTGGTGGACAGAATGTAAATCGTTTACAAAATTGTGTAATACTCAAACATTTACCAACCGGTATCATTGTCAAATGTCATCAAGAACGATTATTACAACGTAATCGTAAACTAGCACGACAACTTTTATTACAACGTTTAGATGTACATTACAATGGTACGGATTCaattgttgaacaaaaaaaacgatatatTCTTTCACGATTAGAACAACGTGAACAACGTTTTTCGGATTTAcgtatgaaaaaattacaatatcaaaaaatttttcaacaacaacgacaaaaacagcaacaacaacaacaacaagaatctgattataatgaaaattaa
- the LOC124490576 gene encoding uncharacterized protein LOC124490576, whose protein sequence is MDPLSEIQQQQQQQQQNQQQQQPNQLADFSIDRMFEKMNNNNNDNSWVQFDDQQTSDHQQSSLPTTINSLKTIDSKSVVVNDDGDGDDNINKSAIRLKSSNSSAENNQQSQQQQQQQFATIDLSANSTTQVLQINGGNSGGNGGGGGNSTNIAGSSSNNLTKSNHSNTSSSVLNIPKSGFSNGDIVVTLYPLNNNCAWLTPATFKAHLVPEELMAQPLTLTVEDYVSTMSILLSDYRFHLYITLHKRILALWITLSIIVLLGILASGTKGLSIFLSGIMWLVLNALGIFLVIFIKSRLYRMLEECLSQINSIFGRHNIFLGIDDRGHFSCHKINLIFVYFDPKYCIKFLQDMLKNNNNKDLQTTKQQQQQHQNNRNQHQNIDTSILDGNSGDNRFIGDDDNIYITGSSGTRQISQKEKQAEKLLYRYSQRWIREFGRQRMSLSIIQPQPEQSSSSLQPQQQQQQSNNSNQQQQQQQQQQSINITIPSSTDIPPRHCRQAKCFCQFIEEMYRGKQQQQQQQQQSFGNFCLTSFLPCISMIPSFCR, encoded by the exons atggatcCATTGAGtgaaatacaacaacaacaacaacaacaacaacagaatcaacaacaacaacaaccgaatcAATTAGCagatttttcaatcgatagaatgtttgaaaaaatgaataacaataacaatgataattcttgggttcaatttgatgatcaacaaacatCAGATCATCAGCAATCATCGTTACCTACAAcgataaattcattgaaaaccATTGATAGTAAATCagttgttgttaatgatgatggtgatggtgatgataatatcaatAAAAGTGCAATAcgattaaaatcatcaaattcttcagctgaaaataatcaacaaagtcaacaacaacaacagcaacaatttgCAACCATTGATCTTTCTGCTAATAGTACAACTCAAGTTCTTCAGATTAATGGTGGTAATAGTGGTGGcaatggtggtggcggtggaaATAGTACAAATATTgctggtagtagtagtaataattTAACAAAATCTAATCATTCAAATACATCTAGTTCCGTTTTGAATATTCCAAAATCTGGTTTCA GCAATGGTGATATTGTTGTTACATTATatccattgaataataattgtgcATGGTTAACACCGGCCACATTTAAAGCACATCTTGTACCAGAAGAATTGATGGCACAACCATTGACT ttAACAGTTGAAGATTATGTATCAACGATGAGCATTTTACTTAGTGATTatcgttttcatttatatataacaTTACATAAAAGAATATTAGCATTATGGATTACGTTGAGCATCATTGTATTGTTGGGCATTTTAGCATCAGGTACAAAAGgtttatcaatatttttatccGGAATCATGTGGCTAGTATTGAATGCATTGGGTATATTTTTGGTCATATTCATTAAATCTCGG CTTTACAGAATGCTTGAAGAATGTTTATCACAAATAAATTCCATATTTGGTCGCCACAATATTTTTCTTGGCATCGATGATCGTGGTCATTTTAGTTGccataaaattaatttaatttttgtatattttgatccaaaataTTGTATT AAATTTTTACAAGACATgttaaaaaacaacaacaataaagatTTACAAACCACaaagcagcaacagcaacagcatcaaaacaatcgaaatcaacatcaaaatatCGATACATCAATCTTGGATGGCAATAGTGGTGACAATAGATTTATtggcgatgatgacaacatttATATAACTGGTTCTAGTGGTACAAGACAAATATCACAAAAAGAa aaacaagcCGAAAAACTTTTATATCGATATTCACAACGATGGATACGTGAATTTGGTAGACAACGTATGTCATTATCTATTATTCAACCACAACcggaacaatcatcatcatcattacagccacaacaacaacaacaacaatcaaataattcaaaccaacagcaacagcaacagcagcagcaacaatcgataaatataaccataccatcatcaaccgATATACCACCAAGACATTGTAGACAggcaaaatgtttttgtcaatttattGAAGAAATGTATCGtggtaaacaacaacaacaacaacaacagcaacaatcatttggaaatttttgtcTGACATCATTTTTACCATGTATTTCAATGATTCCATCATTTTGTCGATGA
- the LOC124490581 gene encoding enolase-phosphatase E1, whose product MAMATELVRLFKPKVILFNLIGTIIPLDWQDECIEPFIRDNIHRFIEENWSQSEFVYEMITIQFQQESIEHYFHNDRKDCPLVLNFNRDHSNWMDVIDSVEKFIHWQMVNTQLTMSNQTLELLRLCWMDGYHKGMIKTKLFHDVKNNLNRWKSMNIQLAILSLTMNNDVCRLILTSTNDGNISEMFDYYFDEQTIDGHYRQTELQFYQQIMQSMNISIGNEILLISNYGRDLKMAKENGNFQTLLLLRPLVNQQPPRSYYLIRFAHTDSLGRIEFV is encoded by the exons ATGGCCATGGCCACAGAATTGGTACGACTATTCAAACCTAAagttattttattcaatttaattggTACCATTATTCCATTGGATTGGCAAGACGAATGTATAGAACCATTTATTCGTGATAATATTCATCGAtttattgaagaaaattggTCACAATCAGAATTTGTTTATGAAATGATTACCATACAATTTCAACAAGAATCTATTgaacattattttcataatgatCGAAAAGATTGTCCATTagtattgaattttaatcgTGATCATTCCAATTGGATGGATGTTATTGATTCggtggaaaaatttattcattggcAAATGGTAAACACACAGTTAACAATGTCGAATCAAACATTGGAATTGTTACGTCTATGTTGGATGGATGGTTACCATAAAGGAATGATTAAAACAAA ACTTTTCCATGATgttaaaaacaatttaaatcGATGGAAATCGATGAATATTCAATTggcaatattatcattaacgatgaataatgatgtatGTAGATTGATACTGacatcaacaaatgatggtaatatttcggaaatgtttgattattattttgatgaacaaacaattgaTGGCCATTATCGGCAAACAGAATTAcaattttatcaacaaataatgcaatcaatgaacatttccattggaaatgaaattctattAATCAGTAATTATGGACGAG ATTTAAAAATGGCCAAAGAAAATGgcaattttcaaacattgttattattacgaCCATTGGTTAATCAGCAACCACCAAGATCATATTATTTGATTCGTTTTGCTCATACCGATAGCCTTGgacgaattgaatttgtttaa
- the LOC124490579 gene encoding soma ferritin, translating to MAESSQISMVRQNYHKECEAGVNKQINLELYASYVYQQLAFHFDREDVALPGFRKFFDESSKEEREHAEKLMKFQNQRGGRIVLHDIPKPVKQDWTSGLEAMEAALELEKTVNQSLLDLHAVATKNNDVQFADFLETHYLTEQVEAIKKLADYVTQLRRCGLGLGEYLFDKHTLQ from the exons ATGGCTGAATCATCTCAAATTTCAATGGTTCGACAGAATTATCACAAAGAATGTGAAGCTGGTGTtaataaacaaatcaatcttg AATTGTATGCGTCGTATGTCTATCAGCAATTG GCTTTCCATTTTGATCGCGAAGATGTTGCTTTGCCTGGATTTCGTAAATTTTTCGATGAATCCAGTAAAGAAGAACGTGAACATGccgaaaaattgatgaaatttcagAATCAACGTGGTGGCCGTATTGTATTGCATGATATACCTAAACCAGTGAAACAGGATTGGACATCCGGTTTGGAAGCAATGGAAGCAGCAttggaattggaaaaaactgtcaatcaatcattgttgGATTTACATGCTGTTGCCactaaaaataatgatgttcaATTTGCCGATTTTCTTGAAACACATTATTTAACTGAACAAGTTGAagcaatcaaaaaattggccGATTATGTTACACAATTACGTCGTTGTGGTCTTGGTTTGGGTGAATATCTTTTCGATAAACATACcctacaatga
- the LOC124490580 gene encoding transmembrane protein 203: MFYTWKEFCRWLNVTLFEFWMFLLATICFTFLLALKIENPFNILEIIGIKSSSSLNWWHIFFPYFLNDALASYFNIIIFIRQYHIGKIRQAFIRLVFVTARLAMLCVVKVFLIYKLENRLAVNFSEIFLPLFFLLFILICRSFRI, translated from the coding sequence ATGTTCTATACATGGAAAGAATTTTGTCGATGGTTAAATGTAACTTTATTCGAATTTTGGATGTTTCTATTGGCCACAATCtgttttacatttttattgGCATTGAAGATTGAAAATCCATTCAATATATTAGAAATTATTggcatcaaatcatcatcatcactaaatTGGTGgcatatattttttccatattttttaaaCGATGCACTTGCTTCatatttcaatattattatttttattcgtcAATATCATATTGGTAAAATTCGTCAAGCATTCATTCGTCTAGTGTTTGTAACGGCACGATTAGCAATGCTTTGTGTGGTCAAAGTATTTTTAATCTATAAATTAGAGAATAGATTAGCTGTCAATTTTTCTGAAATATTTTtaccattgttttttctattgtttaTTCTAATCTGTAGATCTTTTCGTATCTGA
- the LOC124490575 gene encoding FAD-dependent oxidoreductase domain-containing protein 1, whose amino-acid sequence MHCMIKKSNHFSSKIFDSFVKQFYLRNFSASSSPSDGDSNVPTKTNDDDDKKKLTKQRKKPEPRKIVVIKDHGNVLGTGKKDDDDDAAVNIGADGVPYNPVNDPHYSNSYMMYKYPQYFTKNIGFTRAKNIVKEDISLLLDGRIHKTREEIGCPNHVDVCVFGGGIIGTAIAYFLKEKAPFGLKIAVIEKDPSFTRCSTALSTGGLRQQFSLEENILMAQYSSEFIRNARKHLSILDGEPPDLSYHPQGFLTLADESQAEQLIRNHQKQIEMGTLVELYTAERIKEKFPMINTDGIVLGSYGVQNEGWFDPLALLVAFKAKAQFFGVEFVHAEILDFNFKNDYHYEKTTCNYVVVREPDGNVRHVEFGLGVIATGYESHKIAKLLGYGEDVDDWRSVVNFPIEPRKRYVYAFNSKDGPGLNFPFLIDTSGTYCRREGLGGNFICGRSPSNDEEPDVDTLDVDYSYFDRRVQPMLKNRIESFDMTDMKIKGAWAGYIDYNRIDQTPLIGQDPFFKNLIWATGFGGLGVQMSPAIGRAIMEFLLYQDYKTIDLRAFNWERLFNNKPLKEVYQY is encoded by the exons atgcattgtatgatcaaaaaatctaatcatttttcatcaaaaatattcgattcatttgttaaacaattttatttacGGAATTTTTCcgcttcatcatcaccatctgaTGGTGATTCTAATGTTCCAACCaaaactaatgatgatgatgataaaaagaaattaacaaaacaaagaaaaaaacctgaaCCAAGAAAAATAGTTGTAATTAAAGATCATGGAAATGTTTTGGGTACCGgtaaaaaagatgatgatgatgatgccgcCGTTAATATTGGTGCCGATGGTGTTCCATATAATCCGGTGAATGATCCACATTATAGTAATAGCTATATGATGTATAAATATCCACAATATTTTACTAAAAATATTGGTTTTACACGTGCTAAAAATATCGTTAAAGAAgatatatcattattacttGATGGACGTATACATAAAACACGTGAAGAGATTGGCTGTCCAAATCatgttgatgtttgtgtATTTGGTGGCGGTATCATTGGTACGGCTATTGCTTATTTTCTAAAGGAAAAAGCACCATTCGGTTTGAAAATAGCTGTAATTGAAAAAGATCCTagt TTTACACGATGTTCAACAGCATTAAGTACCGGTGGTCTTCgtcaacaattttcattggaaGAAAATATTCTTATGGCACAGTATTCATCGGAATTCATACGAAATGCACGAAAACATTTGAGCATATTGGATGGTGAACCACCGGATCTTAGTTATCATCCACAAGGTTTTCTAACATTGGCTGATGAATCACAAGCAGAACAATTGATACGTAATCACCAGAAACAAATCGAAATGGGAACATTAGTTGAATTGTATACTGCCGAAAGGATAaaggaaaaatttccaatgatCAATACGGATGGTATTGTTCTTGGATCATATGGTGTTCAAAATGAAGGCTGGTTTGATCCATTAGCATTATTGGTGGCATTTAAAGCTAAAGCACAATTTTTCGGTGTCGAATTTGTTCATGCAGAAATATtggattttaatttcaaaaatgattatcattatgaaaaaaCTACCTGtaattatgttgttgttcgtgAACCCGATGGTAATGTTCGTCATGTAGAATTTGGATTAGGCGTAATTGCCACCGGTTATGAATCACATAAAATAGCCAAATTATTAGGCTATGGtgaagatgttgatgattggcGTTCAGTGGTcaattttccaattgaaCCAAGAAAACGATATGTTTATGCTTTCAATAGTAAAGATGGACCTGGattaaattttccattcttgATCGACACTAGTGGCACATATTGTCGTCGTGAAGGTCTTGGTGGTAATTTTATCTGTGGCCGATCaccatcaaatgatgaagaacCAGATGTCGATACACTTGATGTGgattattcatattttgatCGTCGTGTACAACCAATGCTTAAAAATCGTATAGAATCATTTGACATGACtgatatgaaaataaaaggaGCTTGGGCCGGTtacattgattataatcgTATCGATCAAACACCATTGATTGGACAGGATCCATTTTTCAAGAATCTTATATGGGCCACTGGATTCGGTGGTTTAGGTGTACAAATGTCACCAGCAATTGGACGTGCTataatggaatttttattatatcaaGATTATAAAACAATCGATCTACGTGCATTCAATTGGGAACgtttattcaacaataaacCATTGAAAGAAGTTTATCAATATTAG
- the LOC124490578 gene encoding calcium load-activated calcium channel, translated as MIPYDAILIVLISSFTALFGEGLTWLLVYRTEKYKKLKNEVEKRCKKLEKKKETMGETSDRQQKKKLEREEEKLKNHNRDLSMVKMKSMFAIGITFTALLSMFNSIFDGRVVAKLPFVPISWVQGLSHRNLPGNDFTDCSFIFLYILCTMSIRQNIQKILGFAPSRSANQQTGTIFGPMPNK; from the exons atgattccTTATGACGCTATTCTTATTGTactcatatcatcatttacagcCTTATTCGGTGAAG GTTTAACATGGCTTTTGGTTTATCGAACAgagaaatataaaaaattgaaaaatgaagtTGAAAAACGATGTAAAAAAT tggaaaagaaaaaagaaacaatggGCGAAACAAGTGATCGtcaacagaaaaagaaactaGAAcgtgaagaagaaaaattaaaaaatcataatcgtGATCTTTCAATggttaaaatgaaatcaatgtttGCCATCGGTATTACATTTACAGCACTATTATCCATGTTCAATAGCAT TTTTGATGGTCGAGTTGTAGCAAAATTACCATTTGTTCCAATATCATGGGTACAAGGTCTTTCACATCGTAATCTACCTGGCAATGATTTTACCGATTGTTCTTTCATATTTCTTTATATATTATGTACAATGTCTATACGCcaaaatatacaaaaaatcCTTGGATTCGCACCATCAAGATCGGCCAATCAACAGACTGGAACAATATTTGGACCAATGCCCAATAAATAG